From one Anguilla rostrata isolate EN2019 chromosome 12, ASM1855537v3, whole genome shotgun sequence genomic stretch:
- the scarf1 gene encoding LOW QUALITY PROTEIN: scavenger receptor class F member 1 (The sequence of the model RefSeq protein was modified relative to this genomic sequence to represent the inferred CDS: inserted 2 bases in 1 codon; substituted 1 base at 1 genomic stop codon), protein MGPGALGFGLLLLCCLRGGSAGGLDPAGHNVCQDPRDPRTPICCSGWTQQGNNCTVPVCDGERACQQDEICVYPGLCRCKPGFFGAHCRTRCPAEFWGPDCRELCPCHPHGRCQAETGACTCLPGRWGPACENACACGRHGRCHPLHGNCTCDAGWWGAACAKACPCHREGGACDPATGRCVCRPGWWGQKCSLPCGCYLSPCLQRSGDCRCLRGWWGPACDRYCNCDLRHGDCHPASGACLCRPGYRSPFCNEACSAGRYGDGCARECGRCREGQPCSAVDGFCAACEPGWNGTRCDQPCPPGYHGNLCQETCPHCRAGEPCDPETGTCSNCEPGWTGPRCDGRCPNRTFGDRCQFPCAPCVHGRCDHVTGSCVCQPGFEGESCNSTCPEHTFGLNCSLSCDCGEHGCHPASGVCNYGRRGALIAGILIPLLLVLLILICCCCCCCCCGGAPPEGKDRVAVGGGHLSXGMKHHVYSLANGVSRVXLTLGTHGNSAPAVSHHDPELTFNHSFIEPPSSGWVTENSSFESEEGEAVYCVPPREDMAALAGDFQEIGSKCNMFPDPSAFGADDGSPFAIPRTSSIAKAKRPSVSFAEGTKFTPKERRGSQEPPGVARKPKSPWGVLMLTALQGQGRGSEGEEGAGQEEAEQREEGPGEGPGEPAGEVGEPDPDRYSAAPSRPSLSVPGGRRRTLSNARRSVPAQTAPGEAAPPESAPEKVVTVYVTVGRAGPKAGPKAGPNPEGPVQAMLRRLGSLQKRGEEAGQGRGSGVTKPPRRKLGARVSVWEQAAVGGGAGAGGGAGGGAGRVEVHLRKSSRRKPPPLSSPGSLGDSAPWPESAPPTRPLSSVLQSVPENTPPASGAGGDADGAAATGRHGNAQTESGYHSLGAGGQIIGNQGVGAGAEEGPQYENILI, encoded by the exons ATGGGTCCCGGCGCGCTCGGGTtcgggctgctgctgctgtgctgccTGCGCGGCGGCTCGGCCGGCGGACTGGACCCAGCGGGACACAACGTGTGCCAGGACCCCAG AGACCCCAGAACCCCGATCTGCTGCTCAGGATGGACACAACAGGGAAACAACTGCACTGTCC CGGTGTGTGATGGTGAGAGAGCCTGTCAGCAGGATGAGATCTGTGTCTACCCCGGCCTGTGCCGCTGCAAACCTGGCTTCTTTGGCGCCCACTGCAGGACAC ggtgCCCGGCGGAGTTCTGGGGCCCGGACTGCCGGGAGCTGTGCCCGTGCCACCCGCACGGGCGCTGCCAGGCGGAGACGGGCGCGTGCACCTGCCTGCCGGGCCGCTGGGGGCCCGCCTGCGAGAACGCCTGCGCCTGCGGCCGCCACGGCCGCTGCCACCCGCTGCACGGCAACTGCACCTGCGACGCGGGCTGGTGGGGCGCCGCCTGCGCCAAGGCCTGCCCGTGCCACCGCGAGGGGGGCGCCTGCGACCCGGCGACGGGCCGCTGCGTCTGCCGGCCCGGCTGGTGGGGCCAGAAGTGCTCGCTGCCCTGCGGCTGCTACCTGTCGCCCTGCCTGCAGCGGTCCGGCGACTGCCGCTGCCTGCGCGGCTGGTGGGGCCCCGCCTGCGACCGCTACTGCAACTGCGACCTGCGCCACGGCGACTGCCACCCCGCCAGCGGCGCCTGCCTCTGCCGCCCGGGCTACAGGAGCCCCTTCTGCAACGAGGCCTGCAGCGCCGGGCGCTACGGGGACGGCTGCgcgagaga gtGTGGGCGCTGTAGAGaggggcagccctgctctgcgGTGGACGGGTTCTGTGCCGCCTGCGAGCCAGGCTGGAACGGGACACGCTGTGATCAGCCCTGCCCACctggttaccatggaaaccTCTGCCAGGAGACGTGTCCTCACTGCAGAGCCGGGGAACCCTGTGACCCGGAGACGGGAACGTGCTCAAACTGCGAGCCCGGCTGGACTggaccaag GTGCGACGGGCGCTGCCCGAACAGGACTTTCGGAGACCGCTGCCAGTTCCCGTGCGCTCCCTGCGTTCACGGGCGCTGCGATCACGTGACAGGAAGCTGTGTGTGCCAGCCCGGGTTCGAGGGAGAGAG CTGTAACAGCACGTGTCCAGAACACACGTTTGGTCTGAACTGCTCCTTGTCATGTGACTGTGGAGAACATGGCTGCCACCCAGCCAGCGGAGTGTGTAACTATG ggcGCCGTGGGGCACTAATTGCAGGTATCCTGATCCCGCTGCTCCTGGTGCTGCTCATTTTGatctgctgttgctgctgctgttgctgctgtggAGGGGCACCGCCTGAGGGGAAGGAcag GGTGGCAGTAGGAGGTGGGCATCTGTC TGGGATGAAGCACCATGTTTATAGTCTGGCCAACGGAGTCTCGCGTGTCTGACTGACCCTGGGT ACTCACGGTAACTCTGCGCCCGCAGTGTCTCACCACGACCCGGAGCTCACCTTCAACCACAGCTTCATCGAGCCCCCGTCCTCGGGCTGGGTGACGGAGAACTCGTCCTTCGAGAgcgaggagggggaggcggTGTACTGCGTGCCCCCCAGGGAAG ACATGGCTGCGCTGGCAGGGGATTTCCAGGAGATCGGCTCCAAGTGCAACATGTTCCCGGACCCGTCCGCGTTCGGCGCCGATGACGGGTCGCCCTTCGCCATCCCCCGAACGTCCAGCATCGCCAAGGCCAAGAGGCCCTCCGTGTCCTTCGCCGAGGGCACCAAGTTCACCCCGAAAGAGCGGCGGGGCTCCCAGGAGCCCCCCGGCGTGGCCCGCAAGCCCAAATCCCCCTGGGGCGTCCTGATGCTCACCGCCCTGCAGGGCCAGGGCcgggggagcgagggggaggagggggcggggcaggaggaggcggagcagagggaggaggggcccGGGGAGGGGCCGGGCGAACCTGCCGGCGAAGTGGGAGAGCCGGACCCCGACAGGTACAGcgccgccccgtcccgcccctccctctcGGTGCCGGGCGGGCGGAGACGCACCCTGTCCAACGCCCGGCGCAGCGTCCCGGCCCAGACCGCGCCCGGCGAGGCCGCGCCCCCGGAGTCCGCCCCGGAGAAGGTGGTGACGGTGTACGTGACcgtggggagggcggggcccaaGGCGGGGCCCAAGGCGGGGCCGAACCCAGAGGGACCGGTGCAGGCCATGCTGCGCAGACTGGGCAGCTTGCAGAAGAGGGGcgaggaggcggggcaggggcggggctcgg gggtcACCAAGCCGCCGCGCAGGAAGCTGGGCGCGCGGGTGAGCGTGTGGGAGCAGGCCgccgtggggggcggggccggggccgggggaggagccgggggcggggcggggcgcgtgGAGGTGCACCTGCGCAAATCCAGCAGGCGGAAGCCGCCCCCCCTTTCCTCGCCCGGCTCCTTgggagactccgccccctggcCGGAGAGCGCCCCGCCCACCCGGCCCCTGTCCTCCGTCCTGCAAAGCGTGCCCGAGAACACGCCCCCCGCGAGCGGAGCCGGAGGCGACGCGGACGGCGCCGCGGCAACGGGTCGCCACGGCAACGCGCAGACGGAGAGCGGCTACCACTCTCTCGGGGCGGGAGGGCAAATCATCGGCAACCAAGGGGTGGGGGCCGGCGCAGAGGAAGGACCTCAGTATGAGAACATCctgatttaa
- the rilp gene encoding LOW QUALITY PROTEIN: RILP-like protein 1 (The sequence of the model RefSeq protein was modified relative to this genomic sequence to represent the inferred CDS: inserted 2 bases in 1 codon; substituted 1 base at 1 genomic stop codon), with protein MCTVANVGAAMNKSCERNMEAKLDVNKPDACLERIFTALTVDDVYEIAKLIGSEVEKLIDSFGKESVEGLVPKIVKVLEFLESFAARNHVHSSKEEEILKAFEALQIQKQKKRCVKDSEDDSYNNNEIRDLQQKEQKWRKRSEELEGQMLELQEENQELLTQLKSHSKGGQVQQQERELMLKLKEVVDRQRDEIRAKVQEISSVSKEVEALQEQLERFMKMNGELRHKQSVTQTQLKSAVERRXDLEADLCHKQKEIQRLSAQLESRPAGXVCADPGKAELDLTDKLVIDLKDPDRPCFTKQEVRDMLYERNELKANLFLVQEELAYYQRWAGLRGGRGKLGVAYLHSDDDAKGPLFERKGSTDCTDGKPPESRIRNL; from the exons ATGTGCACGGTAGCTAATGTTGGTGCAGCGATGAACAAGAGTTGTGAGAGAAACATGGAAGCAAAGTTGGACGTAAATAAGCCAGACGCCTGTTTGGAACGGATATTTACAGCCCTGACTGTGGACGATGTGTATGAAATCGCCAAACTGATCGGGTCCGAGGTCGAAAAGCTAATTGATAGCTTTGGTAAAGAGAGCGTCGAGGGCTTGGTGCCTAAAATAGTTAAAGTTCTGGAGTTTCTGGAGAGTTTCGCAGCTAGGAACCATGTGCACAGTTCCAAAGAAGAGGAGATCTTAAAGGCATTCGAGGCTCTGCAGatacagaaacaaaagaagAGGTGCGTGAAAGACTCTGAGGACGACAGTTACAATAATAACGAAATAAGG gACCTCCAGCAGAAGGAGCAGAAATGGAGGAAGAGATCAGAGGAGCTCGAGGGCCAAATGCTGGAGCTACAGGAGGAGAACCAGGAACTGCTCACTCAACTGAAGAGCCACAGCAAGGGAG GCCAGGTCCAGCAGCAGGAGCGGGAGCTGATGCTGAAGCTGAAGGAGGTggtggacagacagagggacgaGATCAGAGCTAAAGTCCAGGAGATCAGCAGCGTTTCCAAAGAGGTGGAGGCG ttgcaggagcagctggagcgCTTTATGAAGATGAACGGTGAGCTGCGGCACAAGCAGAGCGTCACGCAGACGCAGCTGAAGAGCGCAGTGGAGCGCAG CGACCTGGAGGCCGACCTGTGCCACAAACAGAAAGAGATCCAGAGACTGAGCGCCCAGCTGGAGAGCAGACCcgcagggtgagtgtgt GCTGACCCCGGGAAGGCGGAGCTCGACCTGACGGACAAACTGGTCATCGACCTGAAGGACCCGGACAGGCCCTGCTTCACCAAACAGGAAGTCCGGGACATGCTGTACGAGAGGAACGAGCTGAAGGCCAACCTCTTCCTggtgcaggaggagctggcctACTAccagaggtgggcggggcttagggGGGGTCGTGGAAAG TTGGGTGTGGCTTATCTCCATAGTGACGATGATGCTAAGGGACCTCTCTTTGAGCGCAAAGGGAGCACAGACTGCACTGATGGGAAACCGCCTGAGTCCCGCATCAGGAACCTGtga